The Aspergillus chevalieri M1 DNA, chromosome 5, nearly complete sequence genome includes a region encoding these proteins:
- a CDS encoding uncharacterized protein (COG:S;~EggNog:ENOG410Q1GJ;~SECRETED:SignalP(1-23);~antiSMASH:Cluster_5.2), which translates to MLLIKYLLTAVLLVSPAIAAVDAQQIVSNNQAIARELDRAKGTIEKYDGGLISNLMVAKALHDAKGIFGIARKDLAGPDAYTDEESSKIMDSYKNLYPRVMDILDLANDKASECKKAGVQYIAQGIFDHMHDEKKKLEDVMKSQLSDKHHRLVKPYSNRIDDAFRNAAEAYRN; encoded by the exons ATGTTGCTTATCAAATACCTCTTAACTGCCGTGTTACTTGTCTCTCCTGCCATTGCTGCAGTCGATGCCCAACAAATCGTGTCCAACAACCAGGCCATCGCTCGCGAGCTAGACAGGGCGAAGGGCACCATTGAAAAATACGACGGCGGACTCATTTCCAACCTCATGGTGGCTAAGGCCCTGCACGATGCCAAAGGTATATTTGGAATCGCTCGTAAAGACCTCGCCGGGCCTGATGCGTACACGGATGAAGAGAGTTCGAAAATTATGGATTCATACAAGAACTTGTATCCCCGAGTGATGGACATACTGGATTTGGCAAATGACAAG GCGTCCGAGTGCAAGAAGGCTGGCGTCCAGTATATTGCACAGGGAATTTTCGACCATATGCATGACGAAAAGAAGAAGTTGGAGGATGTGATGAAGAGCCAGCTATCTGACAAGCATCATCGCCTGGTAAAGCCATACTCTAATAGGATCGATGATGCGTTCAGAAATGCCGCCGAAGCTTACCGAAACTGA
- a CDS encoding uncharacterized protein (COG:S;~EggNog:ENOG410Q1GJ;~SECRETED:SignalP(1-18);~antiSMASH:Cluster_5.2): MLFKQFLLSALLAPLASIQPLSLAATTTDHVFLGFDSLHKQILSTHDCVKDFDGGAGQTLLCGYELYNLMTSSNSARNTLANLDSVPADQVFTYLSHYHDIRTSIKEILNTASSKTDHLDSAGLKAFTTIILRGFAKERATYETLSKQKLPVDNHTELAGPVEDLGNEFEKALAGFL; the protein is encoded by the exons ATGCTGTTCAAACAGTTCCTCCTATCGGCCCTCCTGGCACCTCTGGCCTCCATCCAACCCCTTTCTCTAGCTGCCACCACCACTGATCATGTTTTCCTCGGTTTTGACTCCCTCCATAAACAAATTCTGTCCACTCATGACTGTGTCAAGGACTTCGATGGCGGCGCCGGACAGACTTTGCTCTGCGGTTACGAGCTCTACAATCTCATGACGAGTAGCAATTCCGCAAGAAACACCCTGGCGAATTTGGACTCTGTTCCGGCGGACCAAGTCTTCACTTACTTGAGCCACTATCATGATATTCGCACGTCTATCAAAGAAATTTTGAACACCGCATCTTCCAAG ACCGATCACCTCGACTCGGCGGGGCTGAAAGCATTCACGACGATCATTCTACGAGGCTTTGCTAAGGAAAGGGCCACGTATGAAACCTTGTCTAAGCAGAAGCTTCCGGTAGATAACCACACGGAACTCGCGGGACCGGTAGAGGATCTTGGAAATGAATTTGAAAAGGCTCTTGCAGGCTTCCTCTGA